The Methanosarcina barkeri str. Wiesmoor DNA segment ATAATATAAATAGAGATTTCAATCCCACTGAGGAAAAAAAGATCATTCAATTCAAATTAAGACCACAAAGTGAAGAAGATTGTTTTTACATATCGACTACTGACACGTTAATAAGAATTGAATGTATTGAACTTGAGTTGGAGATTTGGCAGGAATTTTACGTATCTAAAATTGTTTCACCATCTTCATACGATAATGAAAAAAAACAGCTAGCTCAAATTGTGAAGTTTGAGGATATTGAAATTGGTGGGGTTAAAAAATCTCTTAAAACTCATCTGATGATTAAAGACGATAAAGAAACACTAGAATTTTTCTTAAAGGATAAAGGTTGAAATCTTCGCAAGTCATTAACGGATTGAGGTTCGTTTTTGAATTCACGTACTCACAAGTAATAACTATTTCACCTGACTCTGAGAGACGCACAATCATACTTTCAAGGTCATTAGAACCTCAAGGTGAGCCCGGAAATTAATCCCAGTATAATAAATTAATAAGAAAACAACTGTATATGTAGAAGAAAATAACAATGTCCAATCAGAAAATTGTCAAGTAGGCGAAAGGAAGAACGGCTTTAAAGTCACAAGAAGAAAATTTATTAAGTTGATGGCTCATAAAAGATACAATGTCTGATGAGAATAATGCAGAACACGAAGTATCAAATATAATGAAAGAACTGCAGCCAATAGCTTTCTTATTCTCAGTATGTATGGTTGTTGCAGCTTTTTATACAAATAATGAAGTAAATAAAACTGATTTAGCCAATGTTTTGATGGCTTCATTGTTTTTCTTTTTTGCATATATTGGATTGTTTTTCTCAAAAAAAACTGATTTTCGTTGGTTCATGTATTTTGGAGAATTTTCTCTAGCAATCGGTGCGATATATGTTTATAAATCTTTAGTTGGAATAGCTAAAATAATAGATCAAGCAGCCATTGATACAAATTCTCTATGGATTTATATCGTTTTATATTCTTTCTTTTTGATTTTATTTATGTACTTATCTAATAAAGTAAAAAATGAAGGAATATATTTTTGTAAATTATTTTTTCATATAAGTTTGATCTTGTTTTGCTTTTATGTAATTTTATTACTATGGGAGCGCAGAGGGTCACGAATACCCTGACCTTTAGGTCGGGGATGAAGTGAACCCTCGCTGGCTGTTTTATATTCGCATAACTGTTTCAATCATCAGTTCTTTGTAAAATAAAGTTTTTTTTGGCACCATAACCACAGGTGGTGCCAGCCACCTATGGCTAGGATGTGATATAATGTTGGAACTACGTAGTTTTAGCCATGGCTATGGTCAGATTACCTACCACATCGTGTTGGTACCTAAATATCGATACAGTATATTCTACAACAAGCGGATTAAAAAGGATTGCGAGTTGATTCTCAGCAGTATTTGCATGGAAAAAGGCTACAAAATTCATGCAATGGAAGTTGTAGATGATCATGTTCACTTGTTTCTAGAGTTTCATCCAAGTACTTCTCTATCAGAGGTAATTCAATACTTGAAAGGAGGAAGTTCTTACAGACTTTTCAAGCTTCATCCTGAAATGAGACACCAGTATTGGAGTGGAAGTCTATGGTCAAGTGGAAAGTTCTATCGATCTGTTGGGAATGTAACTGCTGACACAATCAAGCATTATATTAAGGAATCGCAGGGAAAAACGAAAACAGAAGCTCAATCACAGAGGTTAAAAAAATCCGGGCAACGTAGAATTAATGAGTTCTAAGTACCAAAATAACCGGGCGGGCGGCCCGAAGCATACCCCATCCTTTAGGGTGGGGTGGCCGCACGCAATTTGATTTGGGCTACAATTAGTATTTCAATATTCTGAATATATTAGAGCACTGGTTTCAATTTCATTACGAAATACAGTTATGATATGTTTAATTCCAGCACTTTCATTTTATCTTCGGGAACTTAACTTATTCAATGTAAAAAAAGTAACATCATTGGGAGAAATAGCCAGTTTAATTATTGGCGCCTTGCTAGTAGTGATTGGTTTTGGGCTACTAACAAGCGTACCATCGATGTTCTATGAAGTAGTATCTATTTTCATACTTGGCGCTATGTATTATCATAGAGAAAGTTAGTAAGAGAAGTATCCTGCGCTTTTTAATAAGAATTGATATTATTAATTTCTTGATACTATTAAGTAGTTTTATAAGAAAAGTACTGGATTTTGAAGCCTGTTACCT contains these protein-coding regions:
- the tnpA gene encoding IS200/IS605-like element ISMba16 family transposase, which gives rise to MLELRSFSHGYGQITYHIVLVPKYRYSIFYNKRIKKDCELILSSICMEKGYKIHAMEVVDDHVHLFLEFHPSTSLSEVIQYLKGGSSYRLFKLHPEMRHQYWSGSLWSSGKFYRSVGNVTADTIKHYIKESQGKTKTEAQSQRLKKSGQRRINEF